The DNA window AGGACCGCTCAATTGTTGCTTCGTTTGGGTTTAATTGTTCATTTTTCGATAATCAttatataattatcaaatttaatgtTTCATAGAGTTGTATGTTAACTTTCTGTGGAAAAGAATGGTTCCACGAGTAATCGAACTGGTTTGATTTTTTGTGGAGAGTATGCCATTTACTGGTTTAGAATATGTTGATGCTTTATGCTGATATTTTATTAGTACTTGTGTTATTTTCTTCAGAGTGAATCAAATGTTTCTGAACTCTGAGTTGGACCCACTTCAACGGCAGAAAGTTTTTGTGTATTCTTTCACGCACACTAGTGTTCCGTTTCCAAAATCCAGTGTCAAGCTTTATATGGTGCCATTTAAATTGTTTCCTGGACTGCGCATATCAAGAAGCTGTGCCATGGATAAATCATTGGTGTTTGGTGATGAGCACCCTAAAAATCTACTGATATCTGGTGTTTTGGGTCCAACAAAATCCCAAAGGTACAATTGTGATTTAAGCAAAATTAGTCCgtaataatttggaagaagaagttATTTAGTagttaaattttctttttaaatgctTTGGATTTTTAACTGTTGGTGACTTGGTGTTGGTGGCATCTATCTAAATTGTGAAAGTTGTATGTTGATTCGAAAAGGCCATGGCCATGATTTGACCATAAGTAGATATTATCTTCTCAGCAGCTGTGTAATATATGAAACTTTATATCTATTACTCTCTTATAGGCTCCTTTCCATACTTGCATGTTTTCATTCTTCTTAATAGGTTTAAAATGCTGGATGACTCCGAATATAACTCATCGGGCAGCACAAATGATCTTGAAAAGCAGCTTCAGGATTTCTTTAGTGATGTTAAGGCTATGATAAAAATGGGAAAGGAGGAGGACGCTGTAGATTTACTTCAGGCAAATTATGAAGCTGTTAAGGCACAGGTCGATTCAGGGGATCAAGGTATCGAAGAAGCTGCTCTTCTTGATGTAATAGCCTTGGGGTACATGGCCCTTGGAGACTTGAGAACTGTTGGTTCCCTGATGAATTTGGTAATGTACATGGTTGTTGCATTTTTTGGAACAGTATCTCAATGGTGTTTCTTAAATTTTTTGTTACCTGTGATATCTGTACTCTTTAACACCCTTTATGATCATAATACAAAAACTGTTATTTATAGGTTCATATTAATTCTTGATATAAGTTAAGAGAGGAGTATCTGTTTTGCGTGGATATTTGTATGATAGGATGAGACATAAATCTTTTCTTGATGACGGTGTAACTGGTTGTTCTTTCATTGGTTCTGTCTTGGTGTATTCTTCTGAGGATGGCAGGCTTTCTAGGAATTCTATTAATTGTTTATTGCATACACACAGTTTATCTTGTTGACTTGGGGCTCTGTTCTATTTGATTCAAGCTGTACACGATTGTCAATGGATTGAAAGACGAGGAGCTGCTTCTTGATTCAATACTCTTGCATATGGGAAGTATGCACGCAAAGTTGGAAAAATTTGAGAAGTCTATTTATTTCTACAGAAGATCCCTGGAAATTATGGAAAGAAAATTTGGTAGGTTTGACATTTTATTTTATACGTGACCATTCCATTGTTGAAGATGAACTTGTGCTTTCgtgtgtgtttgtgtgcatGCATAATATTTGTTTTCTTAGCGCCTTTCAATAGGATATGACATTTCTGTTTTATCATCAtccaatttttaattttccgggCGTTAATTCTAGTTGCTGCTTTTCTTTAGTctgtaaaattttcttaatgatCTGTTGAAAGTTCCATCCGTTTAGGTTCACTTTTTATTCTACAGGACGTAACAATTCATTACTTTGCACACCATTGTTGGGAATGGCAAGAGCTCTGGGTTCTGATGGAAGAGCCACTGAGGCGATAAAAACATACCAGCGTGTTATTATGGTATTGGAATCTAGCAGGGGTGAGGAGGGCGAGGAATTGGCAGTGCCTCTATGTGCTTTGGGTAATCTTCTAATAAAGGAGGGGAAAGCATCGGATGCTGAGTATCCTTTGAATAGGTAACTACAGCTTCTTAGATGTACAGTTTTGTTACCTAAAAAGCTCTTGAGCTGATTTATTCACCATTACTTTCTTCCCATCGTCTCagagttttaaaaatatttacgaGGTCATATGGAGAAAAAGATGGAAGAGTTGGAATGGCTATGTGTTCTTTGGCCCAAGTGAAATGCGCAAAAGGTAAATTTGTCAGTTACTCTATTCATTTTACACAAGCACTGAATTTGTAAAGAAAAGCAATGTGCTCGTCCAAATGATGTGCTCTTCCAATAAAAGTTTCAGATGAAGAATTGCACAATGATGTCTCTACTATCTAATAGTATTTGATCCACTATTCTTTATGGGCATATAATAAACTATTCAAGTAATACAGTCGAACTCGATTCAAGCTGTGCATGAAGACAAATTTGTTTGTTGGATCAAAATATGGGATCAAAGAGATTGAAAATtgcaatcaattttttttttgatttttaattttacACGTGATTGCTCAGACAAGACTTGATCCAGTTAGATTCAATGCAGTACTTCATGTTGTGGCACCACTAAGTACTTTGTAAAAGAGTTCCTGAATTTTTAAAGCTCGGAGTCATGATAAGGTTGTCCTACCTTTTCATTGTACTCTTTCTTTAGCTTGTTGTATGGGTATTCTGCAGGAGAAGTGAATGATGCCATTGATTTATACAAGACTGCCATTAATATACTCAATGAATCAAAATACATGGCACTGGATGACAAATCCCTGGAGAAGATGAGAATCGACTTGGCTGAATTACTCCATGCTGTAGGAAGGTAAGAATGTGCTATGACTTGTGCatgtaatttgattatttatctTAGAGCCTCCTATAAAGCTATCAAGTGGTCCACCACTTCATTTGCATATCTGCATCTGTTCACAGGCTTTTCCTCGTTATCTTGTGCCTTTTGATTTGAGTACCAATGACAGAGTAGGAGGGTTATTACTTGATATGTGTCTTCCTGTAAGTTTGTTGGCTTAAGGGCTGTCCTTAATAACATTGAACTTTTATTTATTCGCTTTTTGAACTAAGTTTCTTCTCTTAGCATGAGATTATCTGTTGGGCCCTGCTAGGACTTTTAAAATCACAGCTTAATGGATCCTTCCTGTAGATTCaccttttttcttttgattgGTACCTGTAGAATCAACTTGTTTTGATGACAGTTGGAAAATGTTACATCATGTCAAGCGGCTCTAAATGTTGTTTATATGGGGAGAATTATCAACGTTTTCCTGCTTATTTTAACAAGTACAAGGAGAAGCTCAAATAGAATAAACGATCTAGCTCGTGTTGCCTGTTGCTCAAAAGTGAGGCTTTTTTGGTTTTCACTATCCTGACCATGCGTTTTTGCTCTCAGACAACAAGAAGGTCGTGCACTGCTAGAAGAATGCTTGCTTATATCTGAGAGATTTAATGGAAAAGAACATCCTAGCTTAGTGCCCCACCTTGTAAATCTTGCAACCTCCTATTCACGCTCGAAAAACTTCGCCGAAGCAGAGCGCTTGCTGAGGATAAGTTTACAAATATTAGGGAAGAAAGCACCCCCAGACGATCCATCCATCACCTTTCCTATGTTAAATCTTGCAGTAGTTCTCTTCAATCTACACCGTGATGAAGAAGCTGAAAGACTTGCCATGGATGTTCTACACTTTCGCGAGAAGGCGTTTGGTAAAGAATCTATACCAGTTGGTAAGTGTATATTGCCTGATTGTTTGTGTTTGTTCCTCCTTTTGCCCTTAACACGATATAATTTTATCATATCAAGTCTTTTAGTAATCTTGATCGCGATTGATTctgtttttgacatttttgtTCCATTTACTGATGCCGCAGGTGAGGCTTTGGATTGTTTGGTGTCTATTCAATCCCGACTAGATAAGGACAATAGTGAGTCAGTGGAGCTGCTCAAGAGGCTTCTAAAAATTCAGGAGAAAGCGTTTGGCCGAGAAAGCATGGAGGTTATCGAAACGCTCAAAAGAATTGTACATTTCTTAAACAAAATGGGGTTGGAAAACGAGAAAAATCCTCTGCAGAATAGATTGTCTGTTCTAAGAAACAAACACAAACAGaagattatgtattagcatccCTTTCTTACGTTGTTTCTGTTGGTCCCGCAGTTGGAATTTCGATACGAGTAGAAAAATCGAATTGAGGCAGCAATGAAAATGTGTAGTATCACGAAATAAGTAACAGATTGATGCATGCGCAAAtgtactcataagtaataaagCCTGGCCTGTAAATTTACAAAACCAAAGTGTTTTTTCGTCTAGTCGATCATCAATATCTAACCTCGCATGTATAGGATTATTTCCGAGATTTCCAAATTTTTCGACCGGTTCATTTTGGTGAAAGGATGACAAGACTTAGAGACAGCATTCAAGGATGAATAATATGCATCGGTTGACTCAGTGACAGCAACCGCGGTAGGACAGATGGAACAAGTGCCAGTAACCACGGTAAGACAGAAGATAAAGCAGAAGAAAGGGGGGTTAgaaacacaattttttttacaaaaaatcaaGCGGTTCCATGAAAAATCACAACCCAAATACCAGTAAACATCTCGCAAACAATCTTATAGCTAAACATTACAGAAACAATTGTTTTCATGCGCAAAATATATTACACGGATTCACAGTTTCAACAAAATCAACTGTACTAGCACAGAATATCTGGCTTACAGCCTCCAAATCAAACTAAAGTAGACGCAGAAAAAAGAAATTTGATATGCTCTTCTCGTGTCATGCACCAGTCGGGGATGCATGCATGGTTTGAACATTTATAGTTCCCGAAACCAATCGTGATTGAGAGCATCCTTCGCTTTTATTCTCTCTCCCGGATTGCAAACCAAAAGCTTGCTCAGTAAATCAATGCCCAGTTCAGAAAGCATTGACAAATCCCTGCTCAACAGATTGTGGCTGCTCTACCAACTTCAATCTGCTTCCAGGAAGGCTTGAAAATCCCGGCCAGATAATATCATTTAGGGTGTTGCAATGCAAGTATCTTCTGAAGCTGACTGATCTCGGAATTCCCTTTGGAAATCATTTCTTCAAGAAACAGTTCGGTCATGATGCAACCGACCGGTCATAATGCAACCGACCACCCATATATCGACATCACATGAGTATTTCTCTAACACAAGTAGCAGCTCCGTTGCCTTAATTATACCATAAAGTCGCGACACGGGAAGAGTAAGAATTGAATGTCCTTTCAAAGTGTCGTGACAATCCGAATCGCAGATTGTCAATTGACCCTTGTCATTCATAAGGATGTTGGAAGGATGTTCAAGTGTCAGAGTAGGTGTCCGGCAAACAAATTTGTGGCTTttgctttattgactctaatgtaaaacaatcttttttaaataatattttatgatttattcgattatggcattatactctatctgtatacccatgcaagttgcatagataaagtccttgattatacaaTATGTACCACgaggtctgcgtcgcaacgtaagatcatgaaactcattaggaagtgtaccgaatattctaaacaggttcctagtcgaatcagctgcctaaaacaaggataaatgtcgctcgagttcgagactagcatctgtgatgtaaacgccatgtttcattggtaagggcatgaagatgtccattcacacagatgggtgatcatatgatgatgcactgaacaaccctccctcggactatccaagtggttctcacttatcgagtggaatagtccgcagttatggttgtacaccattagtcctttgacccgggacaatgtaggggctatacgtactagcatgcactttgatccgtttaccgaatccattgagggtcatcaggtgacgaggttgggtgtagtttcgaaatacgtgagagcaaatgcattgtagtcgggaattcaccgttcgcctacgggtgaagatacctatgtgatctgatgagttaatagtgcaaggagtctctcgCCATAACAAGAAATGTGCCTTagggaaatgtgttttcctagttgcgcataccatgccactattaatactcaaagataaatcacatcatttatttactgaattgagaatttactgattaaattattttactagTAATagtgactactaacatgtacAAATTCCCATAcatattctagaggagtctagaattaaattaacatatgagttaatcatataaattaaataatgattatttaatttaataaataagtatatatatatatatatattatatggttatataaaatatatgtatatatatagtaatTAATGTATCATgtattatcaaaagttgataaatttgttatatattaataatatgggAATTTAATTATAATGAAAATATAGAGTCCTCGTGGGAGAgggactcctaattagattaggagtctcactctataaatGCACCATAAGAGGGCATAATTCAATATAGATTTTattccataaaaatccataaaattcCTTCCCCAATGGCAAAGACAAGTCTCGGCCACCATCTTGAAACATGGAATAAAATTTTGGCCGCAAGTTTCTTCTTTGTGACGCCCTATGTCATCGCTACACCGGCTCCGGATTTGAGAAATTCGGACGTTCTAGTTTCAACGAAGAAATTGTTtgcgatttctagtgcaatccaaagGAGGAAGACAGTCTTCGATCGTGGACCCTATTAGATGATCAAAGGAGAAGAACCGTTCGTAGAAAATTACAAGAAGGACTATATCCGCCAAAAtaccggaatagtttggagtccagcgttgagaacgcaaaggtataactctaaacaccctatgtatagttttaaacacacgacacccaagaaaatatttttaaactttcgctgcgtcttgggtgcgagaatacgatgtcccatcaaagtggtatcagagccaggttattCTCAAtagtgtgttttaattaaattgcgTTGAGCATATTATTTCTAACCGCTtaagaatttttgaaaaatgcccataaattttttttttttgaaaaatcagttttaaataaaaaaattgggtctgcccggaactgttccgggcataCGCGCGCACGCGCTATCATAAAGGCGTCCGCGCTGGGCGCGCGCACGGTCTGCGGGCCGTGCGCACTCCTGCGTGCGGCGGGCGCCCTGCCTGCGCGACTGTTCGCGTGGCAGCATGCCCGCCAGTGCCCGATTGGATCGGGCAGTGGGCAGTGCTTGGGAAAGTCTCGGGCACCGCGCCGGGCTGAGGGGgcgattttcaaatttttcaaaattttggggattgaaatgatatttttgaaatacacacgattttacccctacaataattttgataaaatcaatttcttacaaaataaataattgaaatatgatttcaattatttatggtaaaatgtattttacaagaaatttaattatttgaaattaaataaaagtgtttatttaatttgataattatgactgttattgataatttacgagatacacgatttattgataatatgtgatattatcagatttatataatatatgatattatatgttaagaggatgatcgagagccacgaccaatgtgctaggtgtatgttaggatatttaaCGTGTTgtaatttttgattatttgataattaaaagtggacCTGGTTTATGGTTCGTTCCCACCCCCTAAATTTGTATCCTAATGTGCCATgaatatttaatgtaaatattagaattaatgggagatcaagatttgaagacggtGGGCCCGATCCTCGGAaggagttttgaagatcgaagacatgtaaaatattggaagcttatgtaatattgcatttgcattCCTACATTTACCTAGGTTATGGACATGGAT is part of the Primulina tabacum isolate GXHZ01 chromosome 18, ASM2559414v2, whole genome shotgun sequence genome and encodes:
- the LOC142533277 gene encoding uncharacterized protein LOC142533277 isoform X1; the protein is MAYVFSASTSVILGTCVIFFRVNQMFLNSELDPLQRQKVFVYSFTHTSVPFPKSSVKLYMVPFKLFPGLRISRSCAMDKSLVFGDEHPKNLLISGVLGPTKSQRFKMLDDSEYNSSGSTNDLEKQLQDFFSDVKAMIKMGKEEDAVDLLQANYEAVKAQVDSGDQGIEEAALLDVIALGYMALGDLRTVGSLMNLLYTIVNGLKDEELLLDSILLHMGSMHAKLEKFEKSIYFYRRSLEIMERKFGRNNSLLCTPLLGMARALGSDGRATEAIKTYQRVIMVLESSRGEEGEELAVPLCALGNLLIKEGKASDAEYPLNRVLKIFTRSYGEKDGRVGMAMCSLAQVKCAKGEVNDAIDLYKTAINILNESKYMALDDKSLEKMRIDLAELLHAVGRQQEGRALLEECLLISERFNGKEHPSLVPHLVNLATSYSRSKNFAEAERLLRISLQILGKKAPPDDPSITFPMLNLAVVLFNLHRDEEAERLAMDVLHFREKAFGKESIPVGEALDCLVSIQSRLDKDNSESVELLKRLLKIQEKAFGRESMEVIETLKRIVHFLNKMGLENEKNPLQNRLSVLRNKHKQKIMY
- the LOC142533277 gene encoding uncharacterized protein LOC142533277 isoform X2; the encoded protein is MAYVFSASTSVILGVNQMFLNSELDPLQRQKVFVYSFTHTSVPFPKSSVKLYMVPFKLFPGLRISRSCAMDKSLVFGDEHPKNLLISGVLGPTKSQRFKMLDDSEYNSSGSTNDLEKQLQDFFSDVKAMIKMGKEEDAVDLLQANYEAVKAQVDSGDQGIEEAALLDVIALGYMALGDLRTVGSLMNLLYTIVNGLKDEELLLDSILLHMGSMHAKLEKFEKSIYFYRRSLEIMERKFGRNNSLLCTPLLGMARALGSDGRATEAIKTYQRVIMVLESSRGEEGEELAVPLCALGNLLIKEGKASDAEYPLNRVLKIFTRSYGEKDGRVGMAMCSLAQVKCAKGEVNDAIDLYKTAINILNESKYMALDDKSLEKMRIDLAELLHAVGRQQEGRALLEECLLISERFNGKEHPSLVPHLVNLATSYSRSKNFAEAERLLRISLQILGKKAPPDDPSITFPMLNLAVVLFNLHRDEEAERLAMDVLHFREKAFGKESIPVGEALDCLVSIQSRLDKDNSESVELLKRLLKIQEKAFGRESMEVIETLKRIVHFLNKMGLENEKNPLQNRLSVLRNKHKQKIMY
- the LOC142533277 gene encoding uncharacterized protein LOC142533277 isoform X3, with amino-acid sequence MAVNQMFLNSELDPLQRQKVFVYSFTHTSVPFPKSSVKLYMVPFKLFPGLRISRSCAMDKSLVFGDEHPKNLLISGVLGPTKSQRFKMLDDSEYNSSGSTNDLEKQLQDFFSDVKAMIKMGKEEDAVDLLQANYEAVKAQVDSGDQGIEEAALLDVIALGYMALGDLRTVGSLMNLLYTIVNGLKDEELLLDSILLHMGSMHAKLEKFEKSIYFYRRSLEIMERKFGRNNSLLCTPLLGMARALGSDGRATEAIKTYQRVIMVLESSRGEEGEELAVPLCALGNLLIKEGKASDAEYPLNRVLKIFTRSYGEKDGRVGMAMCSLAQVKCAKGEVNDAIDLYKTAINILNESKYMALDDKSLEKMRIDLAELLHAVGRQQEGRALLEECLLISERFNGKEHPSLVPHLVNLATSYSRSKNFAEAERLLRISLQILGKKAPPDDPSITFPMLNLAVVLFNLHRDEEAERLAMDVLHFREKAFGKESIPVGEALDCLVSIQSRLDKDNSESVELLKRLLKIQEKAFGRESMEVIETLKRIVHFLNKMGLENEKNPLQNRLSVLRNKHKQKIMY
- the LOC142533277 gene encoding uncharacterized protein LOC142533277 isoform X4; the protein is MAYVFSASTSVILGVKLYMVPFKLFPGLRISRSCAMDKSLVFGDEHPKNLLISGVLGPTKSQRFKMLDDSEYNSSGSTNDLEKQLQDFFSDVKAMIKMGKEEDAVDLLQANYEAVKAQVDSGDQGIEEAALLDVIALGYMALGDLRTVGSLMNLLYTIVNGLKDEELLLDSILLHMGSMHAKLEKFEKSIYFYRRSLEIMERKFGRNNSLLCTPLLGMARALGSDGRATEAIKTYQRVIMVLESSRGEEGEELAVPLCALGNLLIKEGKASDAEYPLNRVLKIFTRSYGEKDGRVGMAMCSLAQVKCAKGEVNDAIDLYKTAINILNESKYMALDDKSLEKMRIDLAELLHAVGRQQEGRALLEECLLISERFNGKEHPSLVPHLVNLATSYSRSKNFAEAERLLRISLQILGKKAPPDDPSITFPMLNLAVVLFNLHRDEEAERLAMDVLHFREKAFGKESIPVGEALDCLVSIQSRLDKDNSESVELLKRLLKIQEKAFGRESMEVIETLKRIVHFLNKMGLENEKNPLQNRLSVLRNKHKQKIMY